A genomic segment from Chitinophaga flava encodes:
- a CDS encoding N-acetylornithine carbamoyltransferase produces the protein MKQFISTADVPSVPRLVDIAMNYKKDPFRDKELGKNKTLGMIFLNPSLRTRLSTQVAAKNLGMDAVVFNIDKEGWALEMNDGVVMNGNTTEHVKEAAAVMGQYFDILAIRTFPGLKNKEEDYTEKYINQFIKYAGVPVVSLESATLHPLQSLTDVITIRENWQQARKPKVVMTWAPHVKALPQAVPNSFAQWMNAWGETDFVITHPEGYELDEKFSGNARIEYNQDKALEDADFVYVKNWSSYKDYGKITCTDSNWMVTNDKLKNTNAAKVMHCLPVRRNVVIADEVLDGPNSIVIQEAGNRVWAAQAVLSEILKG, from the coding sequence ATGAAGCAATTTATTTCAACAGCAGATGTTCCCAGTGTCCCGCGTTTGGTGGACATTGCCATGAACTACAAGAAAGATCCTTTCAGGGATAAGGAATTAGGAAAGAACAAAACGTTAGGAATGATTTTCCTGAATCCCAGTTTGCGAACACGATTAAGTACACAGGTAGCTGCTAAAAACCTGGGTATGGATGCTGTAGTGTTTAACATCGACAAGGAAGGATGGGCGCTGGAAATGAATGATGGCGTAGTGATGAATGGCAATACCACCGAGCACGTTAAAGAAGCTGCGGCTGTTATGGGGCAGTATTTTGACATTCTGGCCATCCGTACATTCCCCGGGTTGAAAAATAAAGAAGAAGATTATACCGAGAAATATATCAACCAGTTCATTAAATATGCCGGCGTACCGGTAGTGAGCCTGGAAAGCGCCACTCTGCATCCTTTGCAGAGCCTTACCGATGTGATCACCATCCGTGAAAACTGGCAACAGGCCCGCAAACCTAAAGTGGTGATGACCTGGGCTCCGCATGTGAAAGCATTGCCACAGGCGGTTCCCAACTCTTTCGCCCAGTGGATGAATGCCTGGGGTGAAACAGATTTTGTGATCACTCATCCGGAAGGATATGAGCTGGATGAAAAATTCTCTGGTAACGCCCGTATTGAATACAATCAGGATAAAGCGTTGGAAGATGCTGACTTTGTATATGTGAAGAACTGGTCTTCGTATAAGGATTACGGTAAGATCACCTGCACAGACAGCAACTGGATGGTGACCAACGATAAACTTAAAAATACCAATGCTGCCAAGGTAATGCACTGTCTGCCGGTAAGAAGGAATGTGGTGATTGCAGATGAAGTACTGGACGGACCTAATTCCATCGTGATACAGGAAGCCGGCAACCGCGTATGGGCTGCACAGGCAGTATTGAGTGAAATATTGAAAGGATAA
- a CDS encoding aspartate aminotransferase family protein — MKLFDVYPVNDIIIDKAAGSNVWDDKGNEYLDLYGGHAVISIGHTHPHYVKRLTDQLHKVGFYSNSVKMPLQEELAALLGKVSGKTDYQLFLCNSGAEANENALKLASFYNGKKKVIAFRKSFHGRTSLAVAATDNPKIVAPVNETENIVFLPWEDEAALEEAFKQHEVSSVIIEGIQGVGGINVASESFLRKIRTLCDAHNAVFIADSVQCGYGRSGKFFSHDFAGVDADIYSMAKGMGNGFPIGGIIISPKFKPVYGMLGTTFGGNHLACAAALAVLEVIESEKLLDNAATVGNYLMTELKKFSQVKEVRGRGLMIGIEMPEELAHVRKNLLGVHKIFTGEAKPNVIRLLPSLALTQAHADQFLEAFRKEVK, encoded by the coding sequence ATGAAACTTTTCGACGTTTATCCCGTAAACGACATCATCATAGATAAAGCTGCCGGTTCCAACGTATGGGACGATAAAGGCAACGAATACCTGGATCTGTACGGTGGTCATGCCGTAATCTCTATTGGTCATACCCATCCGCATTATGTAAAACGTTTGACAGACCAGCTGCATAAAGTAGGCTTCTATTCCAACTCTGTGAAGATGCCTTTGCAGGAAGAGCTGGCAGCTCTCCTGGGCAAGGTTTCCGGTAAAACGGACTATCAGCTGTTTTTGTGCAACTCCGGTGCGGAAGCTAATGAAAACGCACTGAAACTGGCTTCTTTCTACAATGGTAAAAAGAAAGTAATCGCTTTCCGCAAATCCTTCCACGGCAGAACTTCTCTGGCGGTAGCAGCTACCGACAATCCGAAGATTGTAGCGCCGGTGAATGAAACCGAAAACATCGTGTTTCTGCCATGGGAAGATGAAGCTGCGCTGGAAGAGGCTTTCAAACAACATGAAGTATCTTCTGTTATTATAGAGGGTATACAGGGAGTAGGTGGTATCAATGTGGCCAGCGAATCCTTCCTCCGCAAGATCCGGACTTTGTGTGATGCGCACAACGCCGTATTCATCGCGGATTCCGTGCAATGCGGTTATGGCAGGAGCGGTAAATTTTTCTCCCATGATTTTGCGGGTGTAGATGCTGACATCTATTCTATGGCAAAAGGTATGGGTAATGGTTTCCCGATAGGTGGCATTATCATCTCCCCTAAATTCAAACCGGTATACGGTATGCTGGGCACCACCTTTGGTGGTAACCACCTGGCTTGTGCAGCAGCACTGGCGGTGCTGGAAGTAATCGAAAGCGAAAAGCTGCTCGACAACGCTGCTACTGTAGGTAACTACCTGATGACAGAACTGAAAAAATTCTCTCAGGTAAAAGAAGTAAGAGGTCGTGGGCTCATGATCGGTATCGAGATGCCGGAGGAGCTGGCTCATGTAAGGAAAAACCTGCTGGGCGTACACAAAATCTTCACCGGTGAAGCGAAACCCAATGTAATCAGGTTGCTGCCATCTCTGGCACTGACCCAGGCACATGCAGATCAGTTTTTGGAAGCGTTTAGAAAAGAAGTCAAATAG